The Gemmatirosa kalamazoonensis nucleotide sequence CGCTCCGGGGCTTCCGCCGCGCGCCGGCGTTCGCCGCGGGGACCGTCGCGATCCTCGCGTTAGGCATCGGCGTGGCGTCGGCCATGGCCGCGATCACCGACGCGGTGCTGCGCCGGCCGCTCCCGGTGACGGCGCCCGGGCGCATCGCCACCGTGTGGCCGACGCGCGCCGGCGTCGAGATCTCGCTCGTATCGGAGGATCTCGACGCGCTGCGGCACTCGACCCGAACGATGCGCGCCGTCGCCGGCTTCGTGCACTGGGGCGCGTTCCCGTTCGCACTCGTCGACGGGGACCGGCCGATGGTCCTGCCGCAGGGGCGCGTCACGGGCAATTTCTTCGACGTCCTCGACGCGAAGCCGGTGTTGGGCAGGCTGCTGCGCCCGGCGGACGACGTGGCCGGCGCGACGCCCGTGATCGTCCTGAGCTACGGCACGTGGCGCCGGCACTTCGGTGGGGATCCCGCGGTCCTCGGCCGCAAGCTGCACCTGACGTCGTTCGGCGTGGACGTGTCGATCGTCGGCGTGGCGCCGCCGGGGCTGGACTACCCTGCCGGGTCGGCCTACTGGTCGCCGTGCGCGACGACCGGCGGCTGCGTCGTCGATCTCGTGGCGCGCCTGATGCCCGGCGCGACCCCCGCCGCGGCCGGCGCGGAGGTTCTCGCGCTCATGCAGCGACGCGATCCCGAGCTGCGCGTGGACGGCGCCGAGACGCACGCGCTCACGGACGCGGTGGTGGGTCGCGTGCGCCCGGCGCTCGTCGTGCTCACCGTGGCCGCGGCGCTGCTGCTCCTCATCACCTGCGTGAACGTCGGCAGTCTGCTGCTCGTGCGCGGCGCGGGACGAACCCGGGAGCTCGCCGTGCGGCGCGCGATCGGCGCGAGCACCGGCGACGTCGCTCGACAGCTCGTGGTGGAGAGCGCGGTGCTCGGGGTCGCGGGCGGCGTCGCCGGCGCCGCGATGGCGACGGGGCTGCTCCGGCTGCTGCTCCTGATCGCGGCGGACCGTCTGCCGCGCGCCGACCTCGTGGGGCGAACGGGCGTGCCGATCGCGGTGTGCGTCGCCGTCACCGTGCTCACCGTGCTGCTCGCCGGGGCGCTGCCGGCGCTGGCGACCGCGCGCGCCGCGCCGGCCTCGCCGTTGCGGCTCGACGCCCGCGCTGGGCGCGAGAGCCGCGCCCGGCGCCGCGCTCGCGGTGGGCTCGTCGCCGTGCAGATGGCGCTCGCGATCCTCATGCTCGCCGGCGCGGGGCTGTTGAGCCGGAGCCTCGCGCGGCTGGAGCGGTTGGATCTCGGCTACCGGCCCGACGGCCTCGCGTTCGGGCAGATCGTCTTTCACGTGCCCGAGCGGGGCGCGTCCGGGGCGGAGTACATGACGTACTACGGGCCGCGCTTCGAGCAGGTGTTCGCGCGCATCCGGGCCATCCCGGGCGTCGTCGCCGTGACCCCGGTGCTGATCCCGCCGTTTCTCGGGCCTAACGTCTGGACGTGGAAGCCGGAGCTGCCGGGCCGGTCGGCCGCCGACGCCGAGGCGACGCCGATGATCCCCGTGGAGCTGGCCGGCGCGGAGTACTTCCGCACGTTAGGCATCCCCATCGTGCGCGGCCGCGGCTTCCTGGAGAGCGACCGCGAGGGCGCGCCGCGCGTCGCCGTCGTGAGCGAGGCGGCGGCGCGGCGGCTGTGGCCTAACGAGAGCCCCATCGGCAAGCGCCTCCGCTACGCGTCCCTCGACAGCACCGCGTGGCGCACCGTCGTCGGCGTCGTGGGCGACATCCACTATCGCAGCCTGCGCGAGGCGAGCCCCACGATCTTCCTGCCGTGGCGTCAGTCGCTGAACCAGGGGATGTTCGCGTTCCGCACGATCGGAGATCCGGCGGCGGTCTTTTCCGCGATCCGCCGCGCCGTGCACGACGTGAATCCCGACTTCGCGCTCTGGCAGCCGCAGACGATGGACGCGTACCTCGCGGCGCCCATGGCCCAGCCGCGAACGAGCGCCCTGCTCCTCTCCGGCTTCGCCGCGGTCGCGCTGCTGCTCGCGGCGGTCGGTCTGTACGGCGTCCTGGCGTCCACGGTCGGCGAGCGGACGCGCGAGCTCGGCGTGCGCTCCGCGCTCGGCGCGACGCCCGCCCGTCTGCGACGCGACGTCCTCGGCCACGCGCTCGTGGTGTGCGGCATCGGCGCGCTCGTCGGCCTCGGTGCCGCGCTCGTGTCGTCGCGCGTGCTCGCGTCGCTGCTGTTCGAGGTGAGCCCGGTCGATCCGGTGGCGATCGTGGGCGCCGCCGCGCTGCTGTTCGCCGTCGCGATCGTCGCCGCGTGGCTCCCGGCGCGGCGGGCGACGCGCATCGACCCCGCGCGAGCGCTGCGCGCGGACTGACGGAGGCAGCGACATGCCGATCGGGGTGCTCGTGGTGCACGGGATGGGCGAGCAGAGCGAGACGAGGTGACGTTCGAGCGCGGCTACTGGGCCGACCTGCTGAACGACCGCGGGCGCGAGCTGCTCGAGCAGATGCGCGTACTACGAGATCCACCGCCGGATCCTCGAGCGGTTGCGCGTGCTCCGCGCAAACCTCGGCGGCGTCGACGCGCCGCTCGTCGTCGTCGCGCACTCGCTCGGCAGCGTGATCGTGTCCGACTACGCGTGGGACGCGCAGCACCCCGAGACCGGCCGCTCGAAGGGCGACGACGACTTCGTGTGCATGCGCACGCTCGCGGGGCTGGTCACGTTCGGCAGCAACATCCCGCTGTTCACGCTCGCGCTCCCGCGCGTGATCGCGATCGCGCCGCCGAGGTCGAGCCCCCGGCTGTCGGATGCCGTGCGGGCGGTGGCGCGGTGGGAGAACTTCTACGTGTCGCACACCGCGTACTGGAGCGACCGCGACTTCCTGGGGCCGGCGGCGCGGCTCATCGGCGCGGTGGCACTCGCCGCGCGTCGGGGCGCGTGATCAGACGGCGAACCGCTCCTGCCGGTCGCGCGCCACATCCATCAGCCGCACGAACCGCGGCTCGCGCCGAAGGCTCTCGAACGACGGATCCACGCGCGCGAGGAAGTGATGGTTCACGAAGCCGCGGTCGACGGCGACCTCGAGCCAGCGCAGCGCGGACGCCGCATCCCCGGCGCGCGCGTAGCCGCCGGCCACGAACCGCGCGAACACGTCGGTCGCGTCGGCCGCCGCCTGCACCTCGGGCGAGAGCGGCGGGATCGGGAGCCCGTCGCGCACCCGCCTAACGGAACCGGCCAGGAAGCGCGCCACCTGCGCCGGCACCGTGTCGCGCACCTCCGGCGGGAACGAGGCGATCAGCCCGGGGATCGCGTCCTCCCGCTCGTTCAGCAGCAGCACCCAGACGTAGAACAGCCGCGCCATCGGGTTGCCGGGGTCCATCTCGAACATCTGTCCGTACGCGCCGAGCGCCGCGGCGCGGTCTCCCTCGAGCAGCGACGCCCACGCCGGCATGCAGCGGGTGAGCGGCGTCAGCGGGTCGATCGCCGCCACGCGCTCGAGCAGCGGCCGCGCCGCCGCGACGTGCCCGGAGATGAGATAGCAGTTGCTCAGCAGCAGCAGCGTGTCCGCGTCGTTCGGCTCCAGGTCGAGCGCCGACTTGAGATCGTGCACCGCGTGCTGCACGCGTGAGCGCGCGTAGTGGATCCATCCGCGGAGCTGCAGCGCCGCCGCCGACGCCGGCCCCATCGCGAAGATCTTCAGCGCGCACGCCTCGGCCTCCGCGAGGGGCGCCTCGCCGAAGTCGATCCCCGCCTCGCGGTACTGGAGGTGCGCGACGCCGAGCGCGGCGTACAGTCGCGCGTTCTCGCCGACGATCGCGAGGCCGTTGCGCAGGAGCTGGATCGCCTGGTCGATGGCATCCCTGCGCCACCGCCATCCCTGCTGCCGCGCGCGCAGGTAGCACGTGTACGCGTGCACGTCGTCGATCCCGCGGTCGAGCAGTCGCCGCTCCTCGTCGCTCGTCAGGCGCAGCTCGAGCGCGCCGACCACCACGCGCGCGACGCGCTCCTGGATCGCGAACACGTCCTCGACGCCGCCGTCGAACGTCTCCGCCCACAGGTAGCTGTCGGCGTCCGCGTCGATCAGCCGCGCGGCGACGCGCAGCCGGCCGCCCGCGCGTCGCACGCTGCCCTCGAGCAGGTAGCGCGCGCCGAGCGCACGGCCGATCGCCCGCGCGTCCTTCGCGGCGCCGCGAAACGTCGCCGACGACGTGCGCGAGATCACGCGCAGCGCGCGGATCCGGGAGAGGTCGGCGGTGATCTCGTCCGCGAGGCCGTCGGCGAAGTACGCGTTCTCGGGATCGGCGCTCAGGTTCGCGAACGAGAGCACCGCGATCGACGGTACGCGTGCCGGGCCCTCGGCGGCGCGCGGGGACGGGCGCGGGCGATCGAGGTCGCGGTGCCAGCGCTGCCACGCGTCGATCTCCGGCCGATACGCGTACACGCTGCCGAGCACGCGGTGCACGTGGCGGTGCACGGGGAGCCCCTCCTCGCGCTCCCAGCGTCGCACGGTGCGCACGCCGCGCTGCAGGTAGACGGCGATCTGCTTCCAGCCGTCGAGGCGGTCGGCGCGGTCCGCGTCCGCCGCGGGCGTCATCGCGACGTCACGCGGTGGGCCGCACGCGGCCGAAGTGGGCCATCGGCGCGGCGGCCCACCATGTCGTCTATGCCGTCCGACCGGCCTCCATACGTTCGGCGGAGATCCCACGCGCGACCGACTCTCACCAGGTACCGCTCATGATCTCCGCCCGCTCCGCCATCGCCGTCTTCGGCAGCATCGGCGCCGCCGTCCTGCACGACTGCAGCGCGCTCCTGCCGACCGAGTTCGGCACGACCGCGCCGTACGCGCCTCGGAGCGCCTCGGCCCAACGAGCCGCGAGCGTCGCGGGCGCGCGCTCCATCACCGTGAGCGGCGTCGGGACCGACGGCCTCACCACCGCCGTCGTTCATTCGACGAAGGCGACGCCGACCGGGATGATCCGGACGAGCACGGAGATCATCGAGCTGTCGGGAGATCTCAAGGGACGCGTCCTGTATCACGTCACGACGGTGCTGGACACGGTGCGCGGCACGCTCGTGAACACGGGCGACCAGGTCTACTCGGGCACGGTCGCCGGATCGGCGCCGGTGATGCTCCACGACGATCGGTTCCACTTCGAGGTCGACCTCAAGACCGGGCAGGAGCGGGGGCGCGTGTACCTGCTCGATCGCATCGCGGGGCCGAACGTCCGCTGCACGCTCGACGTGGTCGGCACCGGCCTGAACGCGCAGGGGAACCCCACCTTCACGTACCGCGGTGCATGCACGTTCGCCGAGGGCCGCCCGTGAAACCATGGCCCCTCGGTCGGCGACGGTCAAGCGACGTCGTCTCCGAGCGTGCACGCGCACGTGTAAGCGTGCCGGCAAGCGGCGGTGCCTAACGTCACGGCGTGCTCACCGCCCGCCTCGCGGGCTCCACCATCCGCCGCCGTGACCGCCATGCGCACCCCGACACGCCGCTTCCACCTCGCCCGCACCGCATCCGTCTTCGCCGCCGCGGGGATCCTCGCCGCGTGCGCCGCCTCCGCCGACGCGAGCGCCCCGACCGATCCGCCGGGCGAGACGCCGCCGCCGACGACGTCGGGACAGCCGAACCCGAGCAGCGGGATCGTGACCGGAACCATCGTCGACGCGGCGGGGCGCCCGCTCGCCGGCGTGCGCGTCGTCGCCGACAACACGCTGTTCTACGACCCGAACGTGACCGGCACGACCGACGCGCAGGGCCGCTACAAGCTCGATCTCAGCCGGATCGCCGCGACGTGGCACATGACCGCGCAGGTCACGCGCACGTACAACGGCCAGGAGTACGTGTTCGACCTGCACCCCGACACCGACGCGTCGTTCTCGGGGCTCGACGGCGCCGTGCGCAACTTCGACTGGCGGCTCACCGGCAAGCGGCCGGAGCTCACCGACGGCTACTACGGCGGCACCGTCTACGCGCACATCGACATCTTCCACTGGCCCGACGGCGCCGACGCGCGCGACATCGAGTTCACGTTCACGCCCATCGGACCGCTCGTCGACGGCAGCGCGGCGCGCCCGCTGACGCTGCGCGCGCCCGACGGCTCGCGGATCGCGGACGTGCCGGTCGGCAAGTACACCATCACCGCGCGGCTCGCGCCGCAGGGCAAGACCGCCCGTCCGCTCACGATCCGCCTCACGACC carries:
- a CDS encoding carboxypeptidase-like regulatory domain-containing protein; amino-acid sequence: MRTPTRRFHLARTASVFAAAGILAACAASADASAPTDPPGETPPPTTSGQPNPSSGIVTGTIVDAAGRPLAGVRVVADNTLFYDPNVTGTTDAQGRYKLDLSRIAATWHMTAQVTRTYNGQEYVFDLHPDTDASFSGLDGAVRNFDWRLTGKRPELTDGYYGGTVYAHIDIFHWPDGADARDIEFTFTPIGPLVDGSAARPLTLRAPDGSRIADVPVGKYTITARLAPQGKTARPLTIRLTTGGSFADAVTAVWPRDLTGRTGPIDLQVSAPDR
- a CDS encoding ADOP family duplicated permease; the protein is MQRFAHDVRLALRGFRRAPAFAAGTVAILALGIGVASAMAAITDAVLRRPLPVTAPGRIATVWPTRAGVEISLVSEDLDALRHSTRTMRAVAGFVHWGAFPFALVDGDRPMVLPQGRVTGNFFDVLDAKPVLGRLLRPADDVAGATPVIVLSYGTWRRHFGGDPAVLGRKLHLTSFGVDVSIVGVAPPGLDYPAGSAYWSPCATTGGCVVDLVARLMPGATPAAAGAEVLALMQRRDPELRVDGAETHALTDAVVGRVRPALVVLTVAAALLLLITCVNVGSLLLVRGAGRTRELAVRRAIGASTGDVARQLVVESAVLGVAGGVAGAAMATGLLRLLLLIAADRLPRADLVGRTGVPIAVCVAVTVLTVLLAGALPALATARAAPASPLRLDARAGRESRARRRARGGLVAVQMALAILMLAGAGLLSRSLARLERLDLGYRPDGLAFGQIVFHVPERGASGAEYMTYYGPRFEQVFARIRAIPGVVAVTPVLIPPFLGPNVWTWKPELPGRSAADAEATPMIPVELAGAEYFRTLGIPIVRGRGFLESDREGAPRVAVVSEAAARRLWPNESPIGKRLRYASLDSTAWRTVVGVVGDIHYRSLREASPTIFLPWRQSLNQGMFAFRTIGDPAAVFSAIRRAVHDVNPDFALWQPQTMDAYLAAPMAQPRTSALLLSGFAAVALLLAAVGLYGVLASTVGERTRELGVRSALGATPARLRRDVLGHALVVCGIGALVGLGAALVSSRVLASLLFEVSPVDPVAIVGAAALLFAVAIVAAWLPARRATRIDPARALRAD
- a CDS encoding tetratricopeptide repeat protein translates to MTPAADADRADRLDGWKQIAVYLQRGVRTVRRWEREEGLPVHRHVHRVLGSVYAYRPEIDAWQRWHRDLDRPRPSPRAAEGPARVPSIAVLSFANLSADPENAYFADGLADEITADLSRIRALRVISRTSSATFRGAAKDARAIGRALGARYLLEGSVRRAGGRLRVAARLIDADADSYLWAETFDGGVEDVFAIQERVARVVVGALELRLTSDEERRLLDRGIDDVHAYTCYLRARQQGWRWRRDAIDQAIQLLRNGLAIVGENARLYAALGVAHLQYREAGIDFGEAPLAEAEACALKIFAMGPASAAALQLRGWIHYARSRVQHAVHDLKSALDLEPNDADTLLLLSNCYLISGHVAAARPLLERVAAIDPLTPLTRCMPAWASLLEGDRAAALGAYGQMFEMDPGNPMARLFYVWVLLLNEREDAIPGLIASFPPEVRDTVPAQVARFLAGSVRRVRDGLPIPPLSPEVQAAADATDVFARFVAGGYARAGDAASALRWLEVAVDRGFVNHHFLARVDPSFESLRREPRFVRLMDVARDRQERFAV